In one window of Natrinema halophilum DNA:
- a CDS encoding acyl-CoA dehydrogenase family protein, protein MARDKFRSRAKEYNDSYEIPTENLQELGERGWLAASVSEENGGWGSNTDEGDPAEYLQAIRTVAHGCSSTAHCLQLHYHTAWFFDKIATDAQVERYLEPMLDDVTATGTFTFAEPNMTNQYDLSTTATPVDGGYEISGTKLYATNAPIADFHLIFVSLDGLDGPESVTIFIVDDDRDGVEVDESWWRPFGMRAAVSPRIEFDDVFVPKENMLGEPGQYLDERWQAKFHTAFCANYLGSMEGVYDFYREYMEERGKADFDSVQLRTGEVHVEMKAAEAFFHDAIRTWQDPTASQKNGEVMAMKAKWFNAKTAMDVGLQIAETAGSTAQFEQFPIGRYLRDMHTHTQHSGHDMTATQIGRSQFDIEYDTTREV, encoded by the coding sequence TTGGCCCGTGATAAATTTCGGTCGCGGGCGAAGGAGTACAACGATTCTTACGAGATACCCACAGAGAATCTACAGGAATTAGGCGAGCGAGGGTGGCTGGCAGCGTCGGTGAGCGAAGAAAACGGAGGCTGGGGGAGTAACACCGACGAGGGTGACCCCGCCGAGTACCTGCAGGCGATCCGGACAGTCGCTCACGGCTGTAGTTCGACCGCACACTGCCTCCAACTCCATTACCATACCGCCTGGTTCTTCGATAAGATCGCCACGGACGCGCAGGTCGAACGGTACCTCGAACCGATGCTCGACGACGTGACGGCTACCGGGACGTTCACCTTTGCCGAACCGAATATGACCAATCAGTACGATCTGAGCACGACCGCGACGCCGGTCGACGGTGGCTACGAGATCTCCGGAACGAAGCTCTACGCCACCAACGCGCCGATCGCCGACTTCCATCTCATCTTCGTCTCTTTGGATGGGTTGGACGGTCCAGAATCCGTCACGATCTTCATCGTCGACGATGACCGAGACGGCGTCGAAGTTGACGAGAGCTGGTGGCGCCCGTTTGGCATGCGAGCCGCCGTTAGCCCGCGCATCGAATTCGACGACGTCTTTGTCCCCAAGGAGAACATGCTCGGTGAACCCGGACAATACCTCGACGAACGGTGGCAAGCGAAGTTTCACACAGCCTTCTGTGCGAACTACCTCGGCTCGATGGAGGGCGTCTACGACTTCTACCGTGAGTACATGGAGGAGCGAGGCAAGGCTGACTTCGATTCCGTGCAGTTACGAACCGGCGAAGTTCACGTCGAAATGAAAGCCGCCGAAGCGTTCTTCCACGACGCCATCCGCACGTGGCAAGATCCGACTGCAAGCCAGAAAAACGGAGAAGTGATGGCGATGAAGGCCAAGTGGTTCAACGCCAAAACGGCGATGGACGTCGGCCTCCAGATCGCCGAAACCGCCGGTTCCACAGCACAATTCGAGCAATTCCCCATCGGCCGATATCTTCGAGACATGCACACCCACACCCAGCACTCGGGACACGACATGACCGCGACTCAGATCGGCCGGTCGCAATTCGACATCGAATACGACACCACGCGGGAAGTATGA
- a CDS encoding CapA family protein: MAIQQRDQFVLAATGDAIPTREILPYEGVTDRFDQMLSLLRETDATVANFEEMVRPDDGYPNAQSSGLHIGVSPEMIDELTAMGCDIFSTASNHTMDFGHAGIEHTIAEFRSRDVPFAGMGRTLFEAQKPAYLETAAGRVALVNSCSTVIPGSEAGEQTAAMPGRPGMNPLHVEQIYKATAERIEALEKISEEVGIENLKEIWHDSAIQAGHDWDQEEFFHFMDLKFESVDEVSECGIEYRANQADESRITDWIEEARNNADWVLMAHHGHEGVDGLGGTNATKETPRFMTEFAKNCIDAGADAFIGTGPHVIRGIELYQDCPIFYSLGNFIIQFDTLDRLGPVTYDMFGIDQYSKASVAYDAWGFDEDGSPQAYVANDGWFESFIPVCRFDGSGDLEEIELHPLDLQQRQSRPQRGIPVLADEEKSTRILEDVASLSADFGTEVVYEDGVGRVEIQ; encoded by the coding sequence ATGGCAATCCAGCAACGAGACCAGTTCGTCCTAGCAGCGACGGGAGATGCTATTCCCACGCGCGAAATCCTCCCCTACGAAGGCGTGACGGATCGGTTCGATCAGATGTTATCTTTGCTTCGCGAAACTGACGCGACGGTAGCCAACTTCGAGGAGATGGTACGACCGGATGACGGATACCCGAACGCTCAATCATCGGGGCTTCACATCGGCGTCTCTCCCGAAATGATCGACGAACTAACCGCGATGGGGTGTGACATCTTTAGCACAGCGTCCAACCATACCATGGATTTCGGCCATGCGGGCATCGAGCACACGATCGCCGAATTCCGGAGCCGAGACGTTCCGTTCGCCGGGATGGGGCGGACCCTGTTCGAGGCACAGAAACCGGCATATCTGGAGACGGCCGCCGGGCGGGTCGCGCTGGTGAACAGCTGTAGTACGGTGATACCGGGGAGCGAGGCCGGCGAGCAGACCGCCGCGATGCCGGGACGTCCCGGAATGAACCCGTTACACGTCGAGCAGATCTATAAGGCCACTGCGGAGCGAATTGAGGCGCTCGAAAAAATCAGCGAGGAAGTCGGCATCGAAAATCTAAAAGAAATCTGGCACGATAGCGCAATCCAGGCTGGGCACGATTGGGACCAGGAGGAGTTCTTCCACTTCATGGATCTCAAGTTCGAATCAGTCGACGAGGTGTCCGAGTGCGGAATCGAGTATCGCGCCAATCAGGCAGACGAATCCCGGATAACCGACTGGATCGAAGAAGCTCGCAATAACGCAGACTGGGTCCTCATGGCTCATCATGGACACGAAGGGGTCGACGGTCTCGGAGGGACTAACGCGACGAAGGAGACGCCCCGATTCATGACAGAGTTCGCGAAAAATTGCATCGACGCCGGCGCAGATGCGTTCATCGGGACGGGACCACACGTCATCCGGGGAATCGAACTCTATCAGGACTGCCCCATCTTCTACTCGCTTGGAAATTTCATCATCCAGTTCGACACGCTCGATCGCCTCGGGCCGGTCACGTACGATATGTTCGGGATCGACCAGTATTCGAAAGCGTCCGTGGCTTACGACGCCTGGGGGTTCGACGAGGACGGATCTCCTCAGGCGTACGTCGCCAACGACGGCTGGTTCGAGTCGTTCATCCCGGTCTGTCGATTCGACGGTTCCGGAGATCTCGAAGAAATCGAACTGCATCCGCTCGATCTGCAGCAACGTCAATCCCGGCCACAGCGCGGAATCCCCGTACTGGCGGACGAGGAAAAATCGACCAGAATTCTCGAGGATGTCGCCTCCCTTTCAGCCGACTTCGGAACCGAAGTCGTTTACGAGGATGGCGTTGGACGCGTCGAGATTCAGTGA
- a CDS encoding acyl-CoA synthetase, with protein MSNIVNRDEPYFFEREFRNYEHLHDEFEWEIPDQFNIAEYACDRWAADEGERDAIYLEDADGSRATYTYKELEDAANRLANVLTERGIETGDCVGIIASQQIETIISHLATWKIGAVSVPLSTLFGPEALEYRLSDCDATACIVDEDNIDNLREVAAGLDDLSVTLTVGDVTPTDGETAFWNVVEEAAPTFETTETDAEDNALIVYTSGTTGNPKGVVHAHRYVIGALTGFSLVFCNGELHDDDIFWTPSDWAWIGSLLNPLLGGLIYGRKVLAYNGGSFDPEVAFSLMSEYQITGAFFAPTALRMMRKIDDPTEQWDLTSTRSMIVGGELVGEGILDWVQMTFGGDEDIAVHNGYGLTEAQNIVAETAAFDKVREDSMGVPMPGHNVRILDPETAKPTVDRGDVGEIAIQYEGDPVCMKEYLNKPEKTSATIKNGWFLTGDLGVQDEDGYFYFHSRKDDIIISSGYKIGPEEIEDTLASHDAVVDAGVVGVPDDERGHVPKAFIVLTDKTEPSTEVKSSLKSFVKDRLAKYEYPRDIEFVDELPMTASGKIKRAKLREHA; from the coding sequence ATGTCTAACATCGTAAACCGAGACGAGCCCTATTTCTTCGAAAGAGAGTTTCGAAACTACGAGCACCTCCACGATGAATTCGAATGGGAGATACCGGATCAGTTCAACATCGCAGAGTACGCCTGTGACCGGTGGGCCGCAGACGAGGGCGAGCGAGACGCAATCTACCTCGAAGACGCAGACGGCAGTCGGGCAACCTACACCTACAAAGAGTTAGAGGATGCTGCAAATCGACTGGCCAACGTTCTCACCGAGCGAGGTATCGAAACGGGAGACTGCGTCGGGATTATCGCTTCTCAGCAGATCGAGACGATCATCAGCCATCTCGCAACGTGGAAGATCGGTGCGGTATCAGTTCCGCTGAGTACGCTATTTGGGCCTGAAGCCCTCGAATATCGGCTCAGCGACTGCGACGCCACGGCCTGTATCGTGGACGAAGACAATATCGATAACTTACGCGAAGTCGCAGCCGGGCTAGACGACCTATCAGTTACGCTCACGGTGGGCGACGTAACCCCGACCGACGGCGAGACGGCTTTCTGGAACGTGGTCGAGGAGGCAGCTCCCACGTTCGAGACAACGGAGACAGATGCGGAGGACAACGCACTCATCGTCTACACGAGCGGGACTACCGGGAATCCGAAAGGAGTCGTCCACGCCCACCGCTACGTTATTGGCGCGCTAACCGGGTTTTCACTGGTGTTCTGTAACGGCGAGCTCCATGACGACGACATATTCTGGACGCCGTCCGACTGGGCATGGATCGGATCGTTGCTGAATCCCCTGCTCGGTGGCTTGATTTACGGTCGAAAAGTTCTCGCGTATAACGGTGGATCGTTCGACCCGGAAGTCGCCTTCTCGCTGATGTCGGAGTACCAGATAACGGGTGCGTTTTTCGCGCCAACCGCCCTCCGAATGATGCGCAAAATCGACGATCCCACCGAACAGTGGGATCTAACTAGCACCCGATCGATGATCGTCGGCGGTGAACTCGTCGGCGAGGGCATCCTCGACTGGGTCCAAATGACGTTCGGCGGCGATGAGGATATCGCCGTCCACAACGGGTACGGACTCACCGAAGCACAGAACATCGTCGCAGAAACAGCGGCATTCGACAAGGTCCGAGAAGACAGTATGGGGGTGCCGATGCCCGGCCACAACGTCCGAATCCTGGACCCAGAGACCGCCAAACCGACCGTCGATCGGGGTGACGTCGGCGAGATTGCAATTCAGTACGAGGGAGATCCAGTCTGTATGAAAGAGTACTTGAACAAACCAGAGAAAACATCGGCAACCATCAAGAACGGCTGGTTCCTGACAGGCGACCTGGGGGTGCAGGACGAAGACGGGTACTTCTACTTCCACAGTCGGAAAGACGACATCATCATCAGTTCCGGGTACAAAATCGGTCCAGAAGAGATCGAGGATACGCTCGCCAGTCACGACGCCGTCGTCGACGCCGGCGTCGTCGGCGTCCCCGACGACGAACGTGGCCACGTTCCGAAAGCGTTCATCGTCCTCACCGACAAGACGGAGCCGAGCACCGAGGTGAAATCGTCACTCAAATCGTTCGTGAAAGACCGTCTCGCGAAGTATGAATACCCACGTGATATCGAATTCGTCGACGAACTGCCGATGACGGCGTCGGGGAAAATCAAGCGAGCGAAACTCCGCGAACACGCGTAG